Proteins encoded in a region of the Sphingomonas sp. OV641 genome:
- the pspF gene encoding phage shock protein operon transcriptional activator, translated as MAERTSQVIGQSGAFLDALERASRAAALDRPVLVIGERGTGKELVAERLHRLSPRWDQPLVVMNCAALPETLIEAELFGHESGAFTGATKTRAGRFEEADGGTLFLDELGTLSMGAQERLLRAVEYGEVTRIGASRPLRVDVRIVAATNEHLPDKVDRHEFRADLLDRLSFEVVTLPPLRARKSDILILADHFGRRMAAEMGWDRWHGFSPPAQDALRDYRWPGNVRELRNVVERAVYRWERDGPIEAIEFDPFQSPYRPGSTGAPAAAAPVAASAPLAPAPPEQRAATSEGDEVAACDVGPSDFKSRVALFEKELLTRALADNRYNQRATADALGLSYDQLRHALRRHDLIGAAG; from the coding sequence ATGGCGGAGCGGACAAGTCAGGTTATCGGCCAGTCGGGCGCGTTCCTCGACGCGCTGGAGCGTGCCAGCCGTGCAGCAGCGCTGGATCGGCCGGTGCTGGTGATTGGGGAGCGCGGAACCGGCAAGGAACTGGTGGCCGAGCGGCTTCACCGGCTCAGCCCGCGATGGGACCAGCCGCTGGTTGTGATGAATTGTGCGGCGCTGCCCGAAACGCTGATCGAGGCGGAACTGTTCGGCCATGAATCGGGCGCCTTCACCGGTGCCACCAAGACGCGGGCCGGTCGCTTCGAGGAGGCCGACGGGGGCACATTGTTCCTCGACGAGCTCGGCACGCTCTCCATGGGCGCGCAGGAGCGCTTGTTGCGCGCGGTGGAATATGGCGAGGTGACTCGGATCGGCGCCTCCCGACCGCTCCGCGTGGACGTGCGGATCGTCGCGGCGACCAACGAGCATCTTCCCGACAAGGTGGACCGGCACGAGTTTCGCGCCGACCTTCTGGACCGGTTGTCGTTCGAGGTGGTGACGCTGCCGCCGCTGCGCGCGCGCAAAAGCGATATCCTGATCCTGGCCGACCATTTCGGCCGGCGGATGGCGGCGGAAATGGGCTGGGATCGCTGGCACGGCTTTTCGCCACCGGCGCAGGACGCGCTGCGCGATTATCGCTGGCCGGGCAATGTGCGCGAGCTGCGCAACGTGGTGGAGCGCGCAGTCTACCGTTGGGAACGCGACGGGCCGATCGAGGCGATCGAGTTCGACCCCTTCCAGTCGCCATATCGACCGGGCAGTACCGGTGCGCCGGCTGCGGCGGCTCCCGTCGCGGCATCGGCGCCGTTGGCTCCTGCGCCACCGGAGCAGCGCGCCGCGACGAGCGAGGGGGACGAGGTGGCGGCGTGCGACGTCGGCCCGTCCGACTTCAAGAGCCGCGTGGCGCTGTTCGAAAAGGAACTGCTGACGCGCGCCCTGGCGGACAACCGCTACAATCAGCGGGCGACAGCGGATGCGCTGGGGCTAAGCTACGACCAACTGCGCCATGCGCTTCGGCGACACGATCTGATCGGGGCGGCGGGTTAG